GCCGTCAACCCTGCCGGAGGCGGCATCGGGCCCGGTAGCTCGGCGAGCCGCGACCGCAGCGTGGCGAGCCAGCCGCCGGTGACGAGCTCGACCTCGGCACCGTCCACTTCGGTCGTGCCGGCCAGAGCGGCGGCCAGCGCGTCGACGGGCGCGAGGGGTTTCAGCGCCCGCTCCCGGGCGCGGCTCGCCGACGCCGGGTCGAGCAGCACCCACCGGTCCCGCAGCCGTACGACGGGCCGGTGCGCCTCCGCGAGCACGTCCAGCTCGGCCGCCGAGAGCTGGGTGCCACCGAGGGCGAGCTGCCAGTCGAGCTCCAACGCGCGGCCGCCGCCGAAGAAGGCCGGCACGTCGTCCGGCGCGGCACCAGGACGGACGACCGCGCGAGCCGTGAGCCCGGCCAGGTCGGCGGGCCAGTGGACGGCGACGCCCAGGTCGGCCAGCCGGCCGGCGGCGGCACCGAGCAGCTCGCGGATGTCGTCGTCGAGCAGCGCCACCTCCGCGGGCACGGGCGCGGCCAGCAGCGGGGCGAGCGGCGGCCACACTTCGGCGCAGCGCCGCAACACGAGCAGCACCTCGTGGCGGACCGCCTCGGCGCCCGTCCGCCACAGTTCGTCGGCGTCGACGACGGTGTCGCGGTGCACCTGCACCACAGCGCGGAACCGGCCGCCGTCGAGGTCGTCCGATTCGAGCCGCAGCGACAGCCGCGTGGCGGCGGCGAGGCCGGCGACGTCACGCAGGAACCGCAGTAGCACGGGAAACGGCTCGGGCAACCGGGCCGGGTCACCGGGCAGCGGGGTGGCGTGGGCGTGCGGCGGCATCGCGTCGGCGAGCCGGCGCAGCCACTGTTCTTCCTCGGGCGCCAGCGGCCCCGTCCACCCGGCCCCGGCCAGGCGCATCCCCGCCTGCGCGGCGACCGACCAGAACTCCGCCGACGCGTCGCCGGAAACCTCGGGCAGCAGCTCGACAGCGTCGGCGACCGGGACCCGCCGCGCCGGAACCGTGCGCAGACCGTCTCGCAGCACCACGTCGAGCGAACCGAGCTCGCCCGGTCCCGCCGGTGTGGTGCCGTCCGGGTGCCAGAACACGACGAAACCCGGCTCGACCACGACGGCCTCCCCCGGCGATGCGCTCCCCACGACTCCCCTTCCCGTCGGTCTCGTCCGCCGTCCGCCGACATTACCAGAACTCTGTACGACGTACGAGGAAATGCAGGGCAGAATGACGCGGATGAGCACGGAGTACACCGGCGGCGGCGACCCGCGGCGGACGATCGAGCTGCTCTGGGGCGTCCCCGGACCCCCACGGCGCGGGCCGAAGCCCAAGCTCACCGTGGCCGACGTCGTCGCGACCGCGACGCGGCTGGCCGACGCCGACGGGCTCGAGGCGGTGACCATGCGCCGCGTCGCCGACGAGCTCGGGGTCGCCCCGATGTCGCTCTACACCTACGTGCCCGGACACGCCGAGCTGATCGACCTGATGCTCGACGGCGCCCACGGCGAGCTCACCGCGGAACTGCCCTCGACCGGTTGGCGCGACGCGCTCACCGCCGTGGCCGAGGACCTGTGGCGCCTCTACCACCGCCACCCCTGGCTGCTGCAGATCACCACCGGCCGCCCGCCGCTCGGGCCCAACACCTTCGCCAAGTACGAACGCGAACTCAGCGCGCTCGACGGCCTCGATCTCGACGAACTGGAGCTCGACGCCGTCGTCGGCCTCGTCATCGGGCTCGTGCAGGGCACCGCGCGCGGCTCGATCGACGCCGTCCGGCTCGCGCGCCGCACCGGCCTGACCGACGCCGAGTGGTGGGAACGCAGCGCGCCCGTCCTCGCCGAAATCCCCGCCGCCGACGGCGCGAACTTCCCGCGCGCGAGCCGCGTCGGCACCGCCGCCGGGCAGGCGCACGACGCCGCGTCCAACCCCGAGCACCACTTCCGCTTCGGCCTCGCCCGCATCCTCGACGGGGTGACGCTGCTCGTCGAGCGCCGCTGAAGGCCTGGAGACTGTCGGTCCCCCGGATTAGGTTCGCACCCGGGTGTCGGTTTCGCTCATGCCCGCTCGTCGAGCGGATACGAGCCGGCACCGGAGGGAGCACGGGTGGAGGAGCACGGGCGGGACGCCGCGGTGGAGGCCGCCGTCGCGCAGGCGTTCCGGGAAGAGTGGTCGCTGGTCGTGGCCACCCTCATCCGGGTCACCGGCGACTGGGACCTCGCCGAGGAGTGCGCCCAGGACGCCTTCACCCTCGCCGTGCGCACCTGGCCGCGCGACGGCATCCCAACCCGACCCGGGGCCTGGCTCACCACCGCCGCCCGCAACCGAGCCGTCGACCGGATCCGCCGCGACGCCGTAGGAGCGGGCAAGCTCCGGGAGGCCGCGCGCATGATCGTCCCCGACGAACCACCGACCGACGACGGAACCGTGCCCGACGATCGCCTCCGCCTCATCTTCACCTGCTGCCACCCGGCGCTCGCCGTCGAAGCACAGGTCGCGCTCGCGTTGCGCACCCTGGCCGGGCTCAGCACCGCCGAGATCGCCCGCGCGTTCCTCGTGCCCGAGGCCACGATGTCGCAGCGGCTCGTGCGGGTGAAACGCAAGATCCGCAGCGCCGGCATCCCGTACCGCGTGCCGCCCGCGCACCTGCTGCCCGAACGCACCGCGGCCGTGCTCGGCGTGCTGTACCTGCTGTTCAACGAGGGCTACACCGCCAGCGCCGGACCCGACCTGCAACGGCCCGACCTCGCCGCCGAAGCGATCCGCCTCGCCCGCGTGCTCGCGCACCTGATGCCCGACGAACCC
The sequence above is a segment of the Amycolatopsis sp. 2-15 genome. Coding sequences within it:
- a CDS encoding TetR/AcrR family transcriptional regulator; the encoded protein is MTRMSTEYTGGGDPRRTIELLWGVPGPPRRGPKPKLTVADVVATATRLADADGLEAVTMRRVADELGVAPMSLYTYVPGHAELIDLMLDGAHGELTAELPSTGWRDALTAVAEDLWRLYHRHPWLLQITTGRPPLGPNTFAKYERELSALDGLDLDELELDAVVGLVIGLVQGTARGSIDAVRLARRTGLTDAEWWERSAPVLAEIPAADGANFPRASRVGTAAGQAHDAASNPEHHFRFGLARILDGVTLLVERR
- a CDS encoding RNA polymerase sigma factor, producing MEEHGRDAAVEAAVAQAFREEWSLVVATLIRVTGDWDLAEECAQDAFTLAVRTWPRDGIPTRPGAWLTTAARNRAVDRIRRDAVGAGKLREAARMIVPDEPPTDDGTVPDDRLRLIFTCCHPALAVEAQVALALRTLAGLSTAEIARAFLVPEATMSQRLVRVKRKIRSAGIPYRVPPAHLLPERTAAVLGVLYLLFNEGYTASAGPDLQRPDLAAEAIRLARVLAHLMPDEPEASGLLALLLLQHARRATRVAGNGELVPLEEQDRGRWDAAAITEGTTLLEAALRRHNPGPYQVQAAIAACHATAARAADTDWAQIAGLYRELRRHLPTPVVELNHAVAAGMAFGPGTGLALADELTARGTLAGYHLLPATRADFLRRLGRTAEAHTAYTEALDLARTDAERGYLRRRLAEISGAEVSVPAPPVRRLDKPTREPEGPR